One genomic window of Melitaea cinxia chromosome 10, ilMelCinx1.1, whole genome shotgun sequence includes the following:
- the LOC123657276 gene encoding putative nuclease HARBI1 has product MPFLPQQVRRGGLSHHTKILCTLSFLATGSYHNIVGKSFFNYVSQPSASRAINTIVNALNHPDIIKKYIRFPQNRNERETLKQRFFEKFKIPGVIGCVDGTLVAMIRPKIQEERYYCRKGYHARNVLIINDCDLNILHVDATFGGATHDSFIFNNSVIQHHLEQLNNAGETAYLLGDSAYGQRSYLMTPCANPEPGSPEEHYNTLHSTARNSVERTIGILKGRFRCLLVHRVLHYDPEMVSKIIIACCILHNICNRAGLPVLELPHNLQEEEIRANEVLQSEGHPIESASLGALERGRASRQQLINILWRGRH; this is encoded by the exons ATGCCTTTTTTGCCCCAACAAGTACGGCGTGGTGGGCTCAGTCATCACACTAAG ATTCTATGCACCCTATCTTTTTTGGCCACTGGAAGCTACCATAATATAGTTggaaaatcattttttaattatgtatcacAACCATCTGCCAGCCGAGCTATTAATACAATTGTCAATGCACTAAATCATCCtgacataattaaaaagtatataagatTTCCACAAAATCGTAATGAAAGAGAAACTCTGAAACAAAG ATTTtttgagaaatttaaaattcctgGTGTGATTGGATGTGTTGATGGTACTTTGGTGGCCATGATTCGTCCCAAAATACAAGAAGAAAGATATTACTGCAGAAAAGGTTACCATGCTAgaaatgttttaatt ATAAATGACTGTGATCTGAATATATTACATGTGGATGCTACATTTGGAGGGGCTACACACGACagcttcatttttaataattcagtCATACAGCATCACCTGGAGCAACTAAACAATGCGGGAGAGACAGCATATTTGttag GTGATTCTGCTTATGGGCAGAGATCCTACTTGATGACCCCATGTGCCAATCCTGAGCCTGGTTCTCCAGAGGAGCACTACAATACACTGCATAGTACAGCAAGGAATAGTGTTGAAAGGACAATCGGAATTTTAAAGGGCAGATTTAGATGTCTTCTGGTTCATAGAGTTTTACACTATGATCCAGAAATGGTGTCTAAAATCATTATTGCTTGCTGTATCTTGCACAATATTTGTAATCGCGCTGGATTACCAGTATTAGAGTTGCCACATAATTTGCAAGAAGAAGAAATTCGCGCAAATGAAGTGCTGCAAAGTGAGGGTCATCCCATAGAGTCGGCATCTCTAGGCGCCCTAGAACGTGGTCGGGCTTCCCGCCAgcaacttataaatattttatggcgTGGGAGGcattaa